A window of the Thermoleophilia bacterium SCSIO 60948 genome harbors these coding sequences:
- a CDS encoding slipin family protein: protein MNAGIVIAVVIGALVLVLIASSVRILREYERGVIFRLGRLIAQKGPGLILLIPIIDQMVRVDLRTVTLNVPPQELITRDNVTVRVNAVAYFRVVDPNKAITDVENYLIATSQISQTTLRSVLGKAELDALLAERERLNVELQRIIDDQTEPWGVKVTTVEVKDVELPAEMQRAIARQAEAERERRAKIIAADGEFQASAKLSEAANIMSENPTTMQLRYLQTLVEIGQQNSTIVFPLPLDLLKPLLQLDAEPTVPPGQVGPSPGVRLEESPSGDPDAPLPDVPPPPTAPPPPEPGRADDPPPV from the coding sequence TTGAACGCAGGGATCGTCATCGCCGTCGTCATCGGCGCCCTGGTGCTGGTTCTCATCGCCTCGTCGGTGCGGATCCTGCGTGAGTACGAGCGCGGGGTCATCTTCCGCCTCGGTCGCCTCATCGCCCAGAAGGGGCCCGGCCTGATCCTCCTGATCCCGATCATCGACCAGATGGTCCGGGTCGATCTGCGAACGGTGACGCTGAACGTCCCGCCGCAGGAGCTGATCACGCGCGACAACGTCACGGTGCGCGTCAACGCCGTCGCCTATTTCCGCGTCGTCGACCCGAACAAGGCGATCACCGATGTCGAGAACTACCTGATCGCCACGTCGCAGATCTCCCAGACGACGCTTCGCTCCGTACTCGGCAAGGCCGAGCTCGACGCGCTGCTCGCCGAGCGCGAGCGGCTCAACGTCGAGCTCCAGCGGATCATCGACGACCAGACCGAGCCGTGGGGCGTCAAGGTCACGACGGTCGAGGTCAAGGACGTCGAGCTGCCGGCCGAGATGCAGCGCGCGATCGCCCGTCAGGCCGAGGCCGAGCGCGAACGGCGGGCCAAGATCATCGCCGCGGACGGCGAGTTCCAGGCATCGGCGAAGCTCAGCGAGGCGGCCAACATCATGTCGGAGAACCCGACGACGATGCAGCTGCGCTACCTGCAGACGCTCGTCGAGATCGGACAGCAGAACTCGACGATCGTCTTTCCGCTTCCGCTCGATCTGCTCAAGCCGCTGCTCCAGCTCGACGCCGAGCCGACCGTTCCGCCGGGCCAGGTCGGGCCCTCACCGGGCGTTCGGCTCGAGGAGAGCCCGAGCGGCGATCCCGATGCCCCGCTGCCCGACGTGCCGCCGCCGCCCACCGCTCCGCCGCCTCCCGAGCCTGGGCGCGCGGACGATCCGCCGCCCGTCTGA
- a CDS encoding cupin domain-containing protein yields the protein MRTENEETVVQASHRDPEIWTRYRGFGVRSNTLISRGLTDTRGMTIGTVEIEPGGELQRHSHPQAETYFVIDGTAEVETGDRVHRVSAGGAVHIPGDLPHACRNAGDTSLRFAYFFNTDSIDDVEYDW from the coding sequence ATGAGAACTGAGAACGAAGAGACGGTCGTCCAGGCGTCGCATCGCGACCCTGAGATCTGGACGCGATATCGCGGTTTCGGGGTGCGGTCGAACACGCTGATAAGCCGCGGCCTGACCGACACGCGCGGCATGACCATCGGGACGGTCGAGATAGAGCCGGGGGGCGAGCTGCAGCGACACAGCCACCCGCAGGCCGAGACCTACTTCGTCATCGACGGGACAGCAGAGGTCGAGACGGGCGACAGGGTCCATCGGGTCAGCGCGGGCGGCGCGGTCCACATCCCGGGAGATCTTCCCCACGCCTGTCGCAACGCCGGTGACACGTCGCTGCGATTCGCCTACTTCTTCAACACGGACTCGATCGACGACGTCGAATACGACTGGTAG
- a CDS encoding TlpA family protein disulfide reductase, with protein sequence MKFFGLAVSLLALAAVVAVTLIARDPSEPDDPGAETAASLDIDYAAALADARGPLAELYAQGDAVIETGDPLGELRDQLDRLKGTPAVVNVWASWCGPCRAEFPVFQRVSADRGTEVAFVGVDSKDPPAGAGETFLEDYPIPYPSIYDEDGEIQVEELGVPSGLPATGFYDASGKRVFVHQGPYLEPEDLEADIDRYLGDGAKSR encoded by the coding sequence ATGAAGTTCTTCGGTCTCGCCGTCTCTCTGCTCGCGTTGGCCGCGGTCGTGGCCGTGACGCTGATCGCTCGCGATCCGTCCGAGCCCGACGACCCGGGGGCCGAGACGGCGGCCTCGCTCGACATCGATTACGCGGCCGCGCTCGCCGACGCGCGCGGCCCGCTGGCCGAGCTCTACGCGCAGGGCGACGCGGTGATCGAGACGGGCGACCCGCTCGGCGAGCTGCGCGACCAGCTCGACCGCCTCAAGGGCACGCCGGCGGTCGTCAACGTCTGGGCCTCCTGGTGTGGACCGTGCCGGGCGGAGTTCCCGGTCTTCCAGCGCGTGTCCGCCGATCGCGGCACCGAGGTCGCGTTCGTCGGCGTCGACTCGAAGGATCCGCCGGCCGGTGCGGGCGAGACCTTCCTCGAGGACTATCCGATCCCCTATCCGAGCATCTACGACGAGGACGGTGAGATCCAGGTCGAGGAGCTCGGCGTCCCTTCTGGCCTCCCCGCGACCGGTTTCTACGACGCCTCGGGCAAGCGGGTCTTCGTCCATCAGGGCCCGTATCTCGAGCCTGAGGATCTCGAGGCCGACATCGACCGCTACCTGGGGGACGGGGCGAAGTCCCGGTGA
- a CDS encoding biotin--[acetyl-CoA-carboxylase] ligase: MSAGEARPAFGRPRLHLRSTGSTNDVCRELATAGAPSGTIVTAEEQTAGRGRRGRAWLTRPGEALLCSALLRDLGERDALLALAVPLAVCEALEELGVGGAEVKWPNDVWLSNRKLAGILIEARPPDWAVIGVGVNASGASAAPSDRWAAGSAGVAPERLLPELCSALDRLVADPPPDLRERFAARDMLAGRTVEWEGHGGGTGVARGIDATGSLRVERDDGTEALLSAGEVTLSSVG; this comes from the coding sequence GTGAGCGCCGGCGAGGCGCGGCCCGCGTTCGGGCGCCCGCGGCTCCACCTGAGGAGCACCGGCTCGACCAACGACGTCTGCCGCGAGCTCGCCACGGCGGGAGCCCCGAGCGGGACGATCGTGACCGCCGAGGAGCAGACCGCCGGCCGCGGGCGGCGTGGACGGGCGTGGCTCACGCGTCCCGGCGAGGCGCTGCTCTGCTCGGCGTTGCTCCGCGATCTCGGCGAGCGTGACGCTCTGCTCGCGCTCGCGGTTCCGCTCGCGGTCTGCGAAGCGCTCGAGGAGCTCGGCGTCGGCGGAGCGGAGGTCAAGTGGCCGAACGACGTCTGGCTGTCGAATCGAAAGCTCGCCGGGATCCTGATCGAGGCGCGCCCGCCCGACTGGGCGGTGATCGGCGTCGGCGTGAACGCGAGCGGCGCCTCGGCCGCGCCGAGCGACCGCTGGGCGGCCGGCAGCGCCGGGGTCGCGCCCGAGCGCCTGCTCCCCGAGCTCTGCTCGGCCCTCGATCGCCTGGTCGCCGACCCGCCGCCGGATCTCAGGGAGCGGTTCGCCGCGCGCGACATGCTGGCCGGGCGCACGGTGGAATGGGAGGGGCACGGCGGCGGCACCGGTGTCGCCCGCGGGATCGACGCGACGGGATCGCTGAGGGTCGAGCGCGACGACGGGACGGAGGCGCTGCTCAGCGCCGGAGAGGTGACCCTGTCGAGCGTCGGCTAG
- the cobA gene encoding uroporphyrinogen-III C-methyltransferase, whose translation MTARSLELIAGADVILHDRLIPRGALDGARPDAERVYVGKAPGDAAVEQEGIEELLVRHARAGRSVVRVKGGDPFVFGRGGEEAETLREAGIEFEVVPGVTSGIAAPAYAGIPVTHRSDAAAVAFVTGHEDPAKPETSLDWDALARFPGTLVLYMGVRRLPRIAEALAAAGRDPGEPAAAIERGTLPEQRTAVSTLAGLPAEVERRGIRNPAILLFGAVAGRRETLAWLERKPLWGRKVVVTRARAQASGIAARLRDLGADVAELPAIRTEPLLDTDAVRDAVASAHTYALVVVTSPNGARLLFDALVAGGRDARALAHADVAAIGPGTARALAERGIVADIVPERSIAESLAEALEPVDLRDKPVLLARALEARDVLPEALRRKGAVLDDVPLYETVRETPAEVEIEAAADADYVTFTSASTVRNLTEALGERMPAEARIASIGPVTSAAAAEAGLRVDVEAERHDPGGLVEAIVADASNRASATGDCE comes from the coding sequence ATGACCGCGCGGTCGCTCGAGCTGATCGCCGGAGCCGACGTGATCCTCCACGACCGCCTGATCCCCCGCGGCGCCCTCGACGGCGCGCGCCCCGACGCCGAGCGCGTGTACGTCGGCAAGGCGCCGGGCGACGCCGCGGTCGAGCAGGAGGGGATCGAGGAGTTGCTCGTCCGCCACGCGCGCGCCGGGCGCAGCGTCGTCCGTGTCAAGGGCGGCGACCCCTTCGTCTTCGGCCGCGGCGGCGAGGAGGCTGAGACCCTTCGCGAGGCCGGGATCGAGTTCGAGGTCGTCCCTGGGGTGACCTCGGGGATCGCCGCTCCCGCCTACGCCGGGATTCCGGTCACCCACCGCTCCGACGCCGCCGCGGTCGCGTTCGTGACCGGACACGAGGACCCGGCGAAGCCCGAGACGTCGCTCGACTGGGACGCGCTCGCGCGCTTCCCCGGAACGCTCGTCCTCTACATGGGCGTCAGGAGGCTGCCGCGGATCGCCGAGGCTCTCGCCGCCGCCGGCCGCGACCCCGGCGAGCCCGCGGCGGCGATCGAGCGCGGGACCCTGCCCGAGCAGCGGACCGCGGTCTCGACCCTCGCCGGGCTGCCGGCCGAGGTCGAGCGTCGCGGGATCCGCAACCCGGCGATCCTCCTCTTCGGCGCGGTCGCCGGACGTCGCGAAACCCTCGCCTGGCTCGAGCGCAAGCCGCTGTGGGGACGCAAGGTCGTCGTCACGCGTGCCCGGGCGCAGGCGAGCGGGATCGCGGCGCGCCTCCGCGACCTCGGCGCCGACGTCGCCGAGCTGCCCGCAATCCGAACCGAGCCGCTGCTCGACACGGACGCGGTTCGCGACGCCGTCGCCTCGGCACACACCTACGCGCTCGTCGTCGTGACGAGCCCGAACGGCGCCCGGCTGCTCTTCGACGCGCTCGTCGCCGGCGGACGCGACGCACGCGCACTGGCCCATGCGGACGTTGCGGCGATCGGCCCCGGCACCGCCCGGGCGCTGGCCGAGCGCGGCATCGTCGCCGACATCGTCCCCGAGCGCTCGATCGCCGAGTCGCTGGCCGAGGCGCTCGAGCCGGTCGACCTGCGCGACAAGCCGGTGCTGCTGGCACGGGCACTCGAAGCGCGCGATGTGCTGCCGGAGGCGCTCAGGCGGAAGGGCGCCGTCCTCGACGACGTGCCGCTCTACGAGACCGTTCGCGAGACGCCGGCCGAGGTCGAGATCGAAGCCGCGGCCGACGCCGACTACGTGACGTTCACCTCGGCCTCGACCGTTCGCAACCTCACCGAGGCGCTCGGCGAGCGGATGCCGGCCGAGGCCCGGATCGCCTCGATCGGGCCTGTGACGAGTGCCGCCGCGGCCGAGGCTGGGCTGCGAGTCGACGTCGAGGCCGAACGCCACGACCCGGGCGGGCTCGTCGAGGCGATCGTCGCCGATGCGTCCAACCGGGCATCCGCAACCGGCGACTGTGAGTAG
- a CDS encoding DEAD/DEAH box helicase family protein — MAKTEDVAADAVNKLSDQELARVREFTREPILLDGETVADIEPGSARGRAVAAALAEMAGGAEVPSFEWRAEFSLLLGLERLLATDEPVLVDGTSLSEHQVDALSGTLAALTTEVEETDPGLIGENGANGSAPNGSGRNGGATKAAGADDADSAEEAEEPDAILEDEEEPVDWVDEASEDEEEEVVDLSDDPGADRRFWFEHATGAGKTVAAVGFVESTRTGGVLILTHRRNLVDQFIGEISTRGYKERLTPPLLDGADHPYGPVTVETYQWFVRNSERISDAYSIVICDEAHTALGEKTSACIRSWQGPIYIGMTATGALIARHVADLFPTQTSRFDLAQAARRGVISPLRCLRIPPGPGVRTLAKVPLRRGEVDQDFDQEELAKLLDQGPFNVAIADLYRSRFRRIPGVIYTAGVKHAENVAAAMRDVGINARAVSGETPKRELAEILAAFERGSVDVLCNAMLLAEGWNSPRATICMHLAPTASKRIYQQRVGRVTRRTPGKESGLVIDLVHPATTSDEPIVTLHSLLDRDVYRGGAIVVGPVRRGRGRRVRVERRVVPVAADPERRLSVLERELWRIAVENLNYSEQHAWAALAGARVTSNQWRRAKAMLQHDQAKELRRRYLLTCVQRNKNHQLRLKALTEIAAMREAESFADSIEIVATWPREEKRAGVKVLLQALAERRIGRRDQAQAWVWQLAEQTRELHEQYAVQRWPETKRLLGLFVNSSGRAHGRNARRLVHAARQQDRRLSVALLAAAVAHTPEAEEVLRGARMRMARKPSAVARELLRNFPKAGQKRRRRKRGGEDKQNGKPDAAEVEATELDEEASEGEPDVDEATEIAAEGDAAADKPKKRERIGDLEKARRSRGKKAGRRPEDATTEAGSDSGSDSSADSEAVAKPKPKRRPKRRRVKLEDADGTANSDETSGDSEPGEDAEREVA, encoded by the coding sequence ATGGCCAAGACCGAAGACGTCGCCGCCGACGCGGTGAACAAGCTCAGCGACCAGGAGCTCGCACGGGTGCGAGAGTTCACCCGTGAGCCGATCCTGCTCGACGGCGAGACGGTCGCCGACATCGAGCCGGGTTCGGCGCGCGGTCGCGCGGTGGCCGCGGCGCTCGCCGAGATGGCCGGCGGAGCCGAGGTCCCCTCGTTCGAATGGCGCGCCGAGTTCTCGCTGCTGCTCGGGCTCGAGCGCCTGCTCGCAACCGACGAGCCGGTGCTCGTCGACGGCACGAGCCTTTCCGAGCACCAGGTCGACGCGCTCTCGGGAACGCTCGCCGCGCTCACGACCGAGGTCGAGGAGACCGACCCGGGCCTGATCGGCGAGAACGGCGCCAACGGTTCGGCCCCGAACGGGTCGGGCCGCAACGGCGGGGCCACGAAGGCCGCGGGTGCCGACGACGCGGACTCGGCCGAGGAGGCCGAGGAACCCGACGCGATCCTCGAGGACGAGGAGGAGCCGGTCGACTGGGTCGACGAGGCGTCCGAGGACGAGGAGGAAGAGGTCGTCGACCTCTCCGACGACCCGGGCGCGGACCGCCGCTTCTGGTTCGAGCACGCGACCGGAGCCGGTAAGACCGTCGCCGCCGTCGGCTTCGTCGAGTCGACTCGCACCGGCGGCGTCCTGATCCTCACCCACCGTCGCAACCTCGTCGACCAGTTCATCGGCGAGATCTCGACCCGCGGCTACAAGGAACGCCTCACCCCGCCGCTGCTCGACGGCGCCGACCATCCCTACGGCCCGGTCACCGTCGAGACCTACCAGTGGTTCGTCCGCAACTCCGAGCGGATCTCCGACGCCTACTCGATCGTGATCTGCGACGAGGCCCACACCGCCCTCGGCGAGAAGACCAGCGCCTGCATCCGCTCCTGGCAGGGACCGATCTACATCGGCATGACCGCCACCGGCGCGCTGATCGCGCGCCACGTCGCCGACCTCTTCCCGACCCAGACCTCGCGCTTCGACCTCGCCCAGGCGGCGCGGCGCGGCGTCATCTCACCGCTTCGCTGCCTGCGGATCCCGCCCGGACCGGGCGTACGGACGCTCGCCAAGGTCCCCCTGCGCCGTGGCGAGGTCGACCAGGACTTCGATCAGGAGGAGCTCGCCAAGCTCCTCGACCAGGGCCCGTTCAACGTCGCGATCGCCGACCTCTACCGCTCGCGCTTCCGCCGTATCCCGGGCGTCATCTACACCGCCGGCGTCAAGCACGCCGAGAACGTCGCCGCGGCGATGCGCGACGTCGGGATCAACGCCCGCGCGGTCTCCGGCGAGACCCCGAAGCGCGAGCTCGCCGAGATCCTGGCGGCGTTCGAGCGCGGCTCGGTCGACGTGCTGTGCAACGCGATGCTGCTCGCCGAGGGTTGGAACTCGCCGCGCGCGACGATCTGCATGCACCTCGCGCCGACCGCCTCGAAGCGGATCTACCAGCAGCGCGTCGGTCGCGTCACGCGTCGCACGCCCGGCAAGGAGTCCGGCCTCGTGATCGACCTCGTCCACCCGGCGACGACGTCGGACGAGCCGATCGTGACCCTGCACTCGCTGCTCGACCGCGACGTCTACCGCGGCGGTGCGATCGTCGTCGGACCGGTGCGCCGCGGCCGCGGGCGCCGGGTCCGGGTCGAGCGTCGCGTCGTTCCCGTCGCCGCCGATCCCGAGCGCCGCCTCTCGGTGCTCGAGCGCGAGCTGTGGCGGATCGCCGTCGAGAACCTGAACTACTCCGAGCAGCACGCCTGGGCCGCGCTCGCCGGCGCGCGCGTCACGTCGAACCAGTGGCGCCGCGCGAAGGCGATGCTCCAGCACGACCAGGCCAAGGAGCTACGTCGCCGCTACCTGCTGACCTGCGTCCAGCGAAACAAGAACCACCAGCTGCGACTCAAGGCGCTGACCGAGATCGCCGCGATGCGCGAGGCCGAGTCGTTCGCCGACTCGATCGAGATCGTCGCCACCTGGCCGCGCGAGGAGAAGCGCGCCGGGGTCAAGGTCCTGCTCCAGGCGCTCGCGGAGCGGCGGATCGGCCGCCGCGACCAGGCGCAGGCCTGGGTATGGCAGCTCGCCGAGCAGACGCGCGAGCTCCACGAGCAGTACGCGGTCCAGCGCTGGCCGGAGACGAAGCGGTTGCTCGGACTGTTCGTCAACTCCTCCGGTCGCGCGCACGGGCGCAACGCCCGCCGGCTCGTCCATGCGGCCCGCCAGCAGGACCGCCGGCTGTCGGTCGCGCTGCTCGCCGCCGCGGTGGCGCACACGCCCGAGGCCGAGGAGGTGCTGCGCGGCGCCCGGATGCGGATGGCCCGCAAGCCCTCGGCGGTCGCGCGCGAGCTGCTTCGCAACTTCCCGAAGGCCGGCCAGAAGCGCCGTCGTCGCAAGCGCGGCGGCGAGGACAAGCAGAACGGCAAGCCCGACGCCGCGGAGGTCGAGGCGACCGAACTCGACGAAGAGGCGAGCGAGGGCGAGCCCGACGTGGACGAGGCCACGGAGATCGCCGCCGAGGGCGACGCCGCGGCCGACAAGCCGAAGAAGCGCGAGCGGATCGGTGACCTCGAGAAGGCCCGGCGCTCGCGCGGCAAGAAGGCCGGGCGGCGCCCCGAGGACGCCACGACCGAGGCCGGCTCCGATTCCGGCTCCGACTCCAGCGCCGATTCGGAGGCCGTGGCTAAGCCGAAGCCCAAGCGGCGTCCGAAGCGCCGCCGCGTGAAGCTCGAGGACGCCGACGGCACCGCGAACAGCGACGAGACCTCCGGCGACTCCGAGCCCGGCGAAGACGCCGAGCGCGAGGTCGCCTAG
- a CDS encoding GntR family transcriptional regulator has translation MTAVSAVAEPIASATPLRRENAHLRVYAGLLDEIVRAEHEPGKRLSENELAASFGVSRTPVREALATLRDDGLVEVLPKHGTFVAPISEGAVRNAQFIREALECAAIRTAAIRVADSDIAELEAKLAGQERAERRADHDAFYALDDDFHHTLCDLSGYAEVWRVSQRAKSHLNRVRRLSLPAPDYLGEMIAEHRVILTALGARDPDAAESAMRHHLGMVLRELPRLRDQFPGYFTGEVRRSR, from the coding sequence GTGACGGCCGTGTCGGCAGTCGCCGAGCCGATCGCGAGCGCGACGCCGCTGCGTCGTGAGAACGCCCACCTGCGCGTCTACGCCGGCCTTCTCGACGAGATCGTCCGCGCCGAGCACGAGCCCGGCAAGCGGCTGAGCGAGAACGAGCTCGCCGCCTCCTTCGGGGTCAGTCGCACGCCGGTTCGCGAGGCGCTCGCGACGCTTCGCGACGACGGGCTCGTCGAGGTGCTCCCGAAGCACGGGACGTTCGTCGCGCCGATCTCCGAGGGCGCGGTGCGAAATGCCCAGTTCATCCGCGAGGCGCTCGAGTGCGCCGCGATCCGCACGGCGGCGATCCGCGTCGCCGACTCGGACATCGCCGAGCTCGAGGCGAAGCTCGCCGGGCAGGAGCGAGCGGAGCGCAGGGCGGACCACGACGCCTTCTACGCACTCGACGACGACTTCCACCACACGCTCTGCGACCTCTCGGGGTACGCCGAGGTCTGGCGGGTGTCCCAGCGCGCCAAGTCGCACCTGAACCGCGTCCGCCGGTTGAGCCTGCCGGCGCCCGACTACCTCGGCGAGATGATCGCCGAGCACCGGGTGATTCTCACCGCCCTCGGGGCACGTGATCCCGATGCGGCCGAAAGCGCGATGCGCCACCACCTCGGGATGGTGCTGCGCGAGCTACCGAGGCTTCGCGACCAGTTTCCCGGTTACTTCACAGGAGAGGTGAGGAGAAGCCGATGA
- a CDS encoding nodulation protein NfeD, with amino-acid sequence MSSARLARSLLAALLVIGGVLGLSAGASAQDRGTAVVVELDAAIDPASADFLSGALDDAESDGAALVIVRLDTPGGLLDSTRQMTDAITESPLPVVVYVAPDGARAASAGLFVTQAADVAAMAPQTNIGAATPINADGSDIDSDLGQKITNDAAAYVSALAKSHDRNGDLAASMVTDAVSVDSEEALDEDLIDFVEPDTESLLGALDGFELAGPKGGTLDTAGLELEEVTPSFTDDLAAILLNPTVSFLLLTVGLIGLAIELFAPGTIVPGAIGALSLFGGLFGALQLPITILGVALLLLGIGLIIAEAYVVSGVLGIAGIISIALGGLFLFDTQSDVVAVSVPAVIVLAVVLGGFAVFAGRKAMQARHEPVRTGEEEMVGMIGRVREPLDPAGLVFVAGALWKARGAAGLSGDELEELRRRESRVTVVAVDGLTLAVVPGERELTGGGAPTSPTGRSLGAGSHSTHS; translated from the coding sequence GTGAGCTCCGCGAGGCTCGCTCGCTCGCTGCTCGCGGCCCTGCTGGTCATCGGCGGGGTCCTCGGGCTGAGCGCGGGGGCGAGCGCGCAGGATCGAGGGACAGCGGTCGTCGTCGAGCTCGACGCCGCGATCGACCCCGCGAGCGCCGACTTTCTCTCCGGCGCGCTCGACGACGCCGAGTCCGACGGCGCCGCGCTCGTGATCGTCCGACTCGACACACCCGGCGGCCTGCTCGACTCGACCCGGCAGATGACCGACGCGATTACCGAGTCGCCGCTCCCGGTCGTCGTCTACGTCGCGCCCGACGGTGCCCGTGCCGCCTCCGCCGGCCTGTTCGTGACACAGGCCGCCGACGTCGCGGCGATGGCGCCGCAGACCAACATCGGTGCCGCGACACCGATCAACGCCGACGGCTCGGACATCGACTCCGATCTCGGCCAGAAGATCACCAACGACGCCGCCGCCTACGTCAGCGCGCTCGCCAAGTCGCACGACCGAAACGGCGACCTCGCGGCATCGATGGTCACCGACGCGGTCAGCGTCGACTCCGAGGAGGCGCTCGACGAGGACCTGATCGACTTCGTGGAGCCGGACACCGAGTCGCTACTGGGCGCCCTCGACGGGTTCGAGCTCGCCGGGCCGAAGGGCGGGACCCTCGACACCGCCGGTCTCGAGCTCGAGGAGGTGACGCCTTCGTTCACCGACGACCTCGCAGCGATCCTGCTCAACCCGACCGTCTCGTTCCTGCTGCTCACCGTCGGCCTCATCGGCCTGGCGATCGAGCTGTTCGCGCCGGGAACGATCGTCCCCGGCGCGATCGGCGCGCTGAGCCTGTTCGGCGGCCTGTTCGGCGCGCTCCAGCTGCCGATCACGATCCTCGGCGTCGCGCTGTTGCTGCTCGGGATCGGTCTGATCATCGCCGAGGCCTACGTGGTCAGCGGCGTGCTCGGGATCGCGGGGATCATCTCGATCGCACTCGGCGGGCTGTTCCTGTTCGACACGCAGAGCGACGTCGTGGCGGTCTCGGTGCCGGCGGTGATCGTGCTCGCGGTCGTGCTCGGCGGCTTCGCCGTCTTCGCCGGCCGCAAGGCGATGCAGGCCCGTCACGAGCCGGTGCGAACCGGGGAGGAGGAGATGGTCGGGATGATCGGCCGGGTGCGCGAACCGCTCGACCCCGCCGGCCTCGTCTTCGTGGCGGGCGCGCTGTGGAAGGCACGCGGAGCCGCGGGGCTCTCCGGCGACGAGCTCGAGGAGCTGCGACGGCGCGAGAGTAGAGTCACTGTCGTGGCGGTCGACGGGCTCACGCTCGCCGTCGTGCCGGGTGAGCGCGAGCTCACCGGCGGGGGCGCTCCGACATCACCGACCGGCCGTTCGCTTGGCGCCGGATCGCACTCGACGCACAGCTAG
- a CDS encoding SAM-dependent chlorinase/fluorinase: MAPLPITFLSDYGLEDEFAGVCHAVIARIVPDARIIDLTHEIRRHDIRQGAAVHARAITYAAPGVHLAVIDPGVGTSRRSIALRTAEQDRLLVGPDNGLLLPAARNFGGIAEAVDISYSDFRLDPVSSSFHGRDIFAPVTATLAQGASLREVGEPLDAAELEDLDVPAPRVGSRNIEAHVASVDRFGNLTLNVAGSELAGTGLRLGYPLCVDAGERSVEVHFARTFAEVEDGRLLVYVDSWGSLAIAVNRGDARRTLNLDVGDRVGLTPLPSPAIIHPR; encoded by the coding sequence GTGGCCCCGCTCCCGATCACCTTCCTCTCCGACTACGGACTCGAGGACGAGTTCGCCGGCGTCTGCCACGCGGTGATCGCGCGGATCGTCCCTGACGCTCGGATCATCGATCTCACCCACGAGATCCGCCGCCACGACATCCGCCAGGGCGCGGCGGTCCACGCCCGCGCGATCACCTACGCCGCGCCCGGTGTCCACCTCGCCGTCATCGACCCGGGCGTCGGGACCTCGCGGCGTTCGATCGCGCTGCGGACCGCGGAGCAGGACCGGCTCCTCGTCGGGCCCGACAACGGCCTGCTGCTGCCGGCCGCGCGCAACTTCGGCGGGATCGCCGAGGCGGTCGACATCTCCTACTCGGACTTCAGGCTCGACCCCGTCTCGTCGAGCTTCCACGGCCGCGACATCTTCGCCCCCGTCACCGCGACGCTTGCCCAGGGCGCTTCGCTGCGCGAGGTCGGCGAACCGCTCGACGCCGCCGAGCTCGAGGATCTCGACGTTCCCGCGCCGCGCGTCGGGAGCCGCAACATCGAGGCCCACGTCGCGTCGGTCGACCGGTTCGGCAACCTGACCCTGAACGTCGCCGGGTCCGAGCTCGCGGGCACCGGCCTGCGGCTCGGCTATCCGCTCTGCGTCGACGCCGGCGAGCGCTCGGTCGAGGTTCACTTCGCGCGGACGTTCGCCGAGGTCGAGGACGGCAGGCTGCTCGTCTACGTCGACTCCTGGGGGAGCCTCGCGATCGCCGTCAACCGCGGCGACGCCCGCCGCACGCTGAACCTCGACGTCGGCGATCGGGTCGGTCTCACGCCGCTGCCGAGTCCGGCGATCATCCACCCGCGGTGA